The following are encoded in a window of Candidatus Nitrosotalea sinensis genomic DNA:
- the thpR gene encoding RNA 2',3'-cyclic phosphodiesterase: MPQTAISLMRTFVAVEIQDDSILDAIAKIQSEFKIKATAVNKKNMHFTLLFLGEITEEAATSVKNALSTISFKPIEVKFTHVGAFPNSRSPRVIWIGVDDVSASQLVELAVQVEKKLGPLGFKSDKPFKAHLTIFRVKNRIDDISKTIERFKDVDLGKHTITELKFKQSILTPSGPIYSDLQVVLAK; this comes from the coding sequence ATGCCACAAACTGCAATTTCATTGATGCGCACCTTTGTTGCTGTGGAGATTCAGGATGACAGTATTCTTGATGCAATTGCCAAAATTCAATCAGAGTTTAAAATCAAGGCAACCGCTGTAAACAAAAAAAATATGCACTTTACATTGCTTTTTCTTGGAGAGATAACTGAAGAGGCTGCAACAAGTGTAAAAAATGCCTTGTCTACCATTTCGTTCAAGCCAATTGAGGTAAAGTTCACCCATGTTGGGGCATTTCCAAATTCCAGGTCTCCACGAGTCATATGGATTGGAGTTGATGATGTGTCGGCATCCCAGCTTGTAGAGCTTGCAGTTCAGGTAGAGAAAAAACTTGGGCCGCTTGGATTCAAGTCTGACAAGCCATTTAAGGCACATCTTACAATATTTCGAGTAAAAAACAGAATAGATGACATCTCAAAGACAATTGAGAGGTTCAAGGATGTGGATCTTGGAAAGCACACCATCACAGAATTAAAGTTCAAGCAAAGCATCTTAACCCCTAGTGGACCGATATATTCTGACTTGCAGGTGGTTTTAGCAAAATGA
- a CDS encoding RNA-binding domain-containing protein produces MKAPNISCKIEGYAAVNPSEDPEKVQLAVSQVLPDVVYQYKEGSIKATSNDIKCLQKIQESIKKHRSNRVYRRQMRFNTKGDTTWFYLNKQAAFVDVIAICEEAEESAMGPIKIILHSKNIEKIVDWLAPETLE; encoded by the coding sequence TTGAAGGCTCCAAACATTTCCTGCAAGATTGAGGGCTATGCTGCTGTAAACCCATCAGAAGATCCAGAAAAGGTACAACTTGCAGTGTCTCAAGTCTTGCCTGATGTAGTATATCAGTACAAGGAGGGAAGCATCAAAGCAACATCAAATGACATAAAATGTCTGCAAAAAATTCAGGAATCAATCAAAAAACACCGAAGCAACCGTGTCTATAGGAGGCAGATGAGATTTAACACAAAGGGGGATACCACCTGGTTTTATCTCAACAAGCAGGCGGCATTTGTTGACGTTATAGCAATCTGTGAGGAGGCAGAAGAGTCTGCAATGGGACCAATCAAGATAATACTTCATTCCAAGAATATTGAGAAAATAGTTGACTGGCTTGCGCCTGAAACCCTAGAATAA
- a CDS encoding AAA family ATPase: MDVKLIVCLTGMPGAGKTTIAEGLKPKGFEKITMGDAVRAEATRRKIDPTGANLGKLMLELREKNGPGAVAELIKDDIQNSKSDVVLVDGVRSLAEVNVLKKIGTVKILAIHASGDTRYKFLTERGRTDAPSDREDFTKRDSREIGVGMSESIALADETISNNNMTIEELVNTAYNVIKGWMN, from the coding sequence ATGGATGTGAAACTAATTGTCTGTCTTACAGGGATGCCAGGTGCTGGCAAGACCACAATTGCTGAGGGCCTCAAACCAAAAGGGTTTGAAAAAATTACAATGGGCGATGCAGTAAGAGCAGAAGCAACACGAAGAAAGATAGATCCAACAGGTGCAAATCTCGGAAAATTAATGCTTGAGCTTCGAGAAAAAAATGGACCGGGAGCTGTTGCAGAACTAATCAAAGATGATATACAAAATTCCAAATCTGATGTTGTTCTTGTAGATGGAGTACGATCTCTTGCAGAAGTAAATGTTTTAAAAAAAATTGGCACAGTAAAGATACTTGCAATTCATGCATCAGGTGACACAAGATACAAGTTCCTCACAGAACGGGGCAGGACTGATGCTCCATCTGATCGTGAAGATTTTACAAAAAGAGATTCTAGAGAGATAGGAGTGGGAATGAGTGAATCTATCGCACTTGCAGATGAGACAATATCTAACAACAATATGACAATTGAAGAGCTTGTCAACACTGCTTACAATGTAATTAAAGGCTGGATGAATTGA